In the bacterium genome, one interval contains:
- the atpD gene encoding F0F1 ATP synthase subunit beta: protein MPKEMDDNISLDLKEKLDNVKKVSGGNGDSAGRVIQVLGPVVDVQFSGDMPQINNLLRVDDPKTGLPLEAVQLMGQGIIRCIALDYNDGLQRDSLVYDTGAPICVPVGQAVLGRMFNILGETIDERGPVDTDKFEPIYKPPIPYAKLETFPQVFETGIKVVDLITPFPRGGKVGLFGGAGVGKTVIIMELIRNVAMEHSGVSIFGGVGERTREGNDLWHEMYNSNVLNKAILVYGQMNESPGCRFRVPFTALTMAEYFRDEARQDVLLFLDNVFRYVQAGLEISLLRARVPSEVGYQPTLFTEMGALQERIASTARGAITSVQAVYVPADDLADPGPASVFTHLDAMVVLSRKVAELGLYPALDPLASNSQILEPWIVGERHCEVARKVKMNLERYKNLQDLIAILGLEELSEEDRLVVTRARRIQKFLTQPFHVAETFTGMQGRYVTLEETLSGFEAICDGKYDDVPEQAFYMVGNIDEALAQASRYKDLEEKGKKK from the coding sequence ATGCCAAAGGAAATGGATGATAATATTTCCTTAGATTTGAAGGAAAAACTGGATAATGTCAAGAAAGTCAGCGGTGGAAACGGAGATTCCGCTGGCCGGGTGATTCAGGTATTGGGACCCGTTGTCGATGTGCAGTTTTCGGGCGATATGCCGCAGATTAACAATCTGCTGAGAGTTGATGACCCCAAAACCGGACTCCCCCTGGAAGCAGTCCAATTGATGGGGCAGGGGATAATCCGCTGTATTGCCTTGGATTACAACGATGGCCTGCAAAGAGATTCCCTGGTCTATGATACCGGTGCACCTATTTGTGTGCCGGTAGGACAGGCTGTTCTGGGACGGATGTTCAACATCCTTGGAGAGACCATTGACGAGCGGGGGCCGGTCGATACCGACAAATTCGAGCCTATTTACAAACCGCCGATACCCTATGCCAAACTCGAGACTTTTCCTCAGGTATTTGAAACCGGAATTAAAGTTGTCGATCTTATCACTCCCTTTCCCCGGGGTGGGAAAGTCGGCCTGTTTGGAGGTGCTGGAGTCGGTAAAACCGTTATCATTATGGAATTGATCCGGAACGTGGCTATGGAGCACTCCGGCGTGTCGATTTTTGGTGGTGTTGGAGAGCGTACCAGAGAGGGAAACGATCTGTGGCATGAAATGTATAATTCCAACGTTCTCAACAAGGCAATTCTCGTTTACGGTCAGATGAACGAGTCTCCGGGATGCCGTTTCCGTGTTCCCTTTACCGCCCTGACTATGGCCGAGTACTTCAGGGATGAGGCCAGGCAGGATGTTCTCCTCTTTTTGGATAATGTCTTCCGCTATGTTCAGGCCGGACTTGAAATATCCCTGCTGCGGGCCCGCGTACCTTCTGAAGTCGGCTATCAGCCCACTCTCTTTACCGAAATGGGTGCTTTGCAGGAGCGGATCGCATCCACTGCCCGCGGAGCCATTACCTCGGTTCAGGCCGTTTACGTCCCGGCTGACGATCTGGCTGATCCCGGTCCTGCTTCGGTCTTTACCCACCTCGATGCTATGGTCGTTCTGTCCAGGAAGGTAGCGGAGCTTGGACTCTATCCAGCTCTCGATCCTCTTGCCTCGAACTCCCAGATTCTGGAGCCCTGGATTGTCGGAGAACGGCATTGTGAAGTAGCCCGCAAAGTCAAGATGAACCTTGAAAGGTACAAAAACCTGCAGGATCTGATCGCTATTCTGGGGCTGGAAGAGCTTTCCGAGGAAGACCGGCTGGTAGTCACCAGAGCGCGGCGTATCCAAAAATTCCTGACCCAGCCATTCCACGTGGCTGAAACTTTTACCGGAATGCAGGGCCGCTATGTCACCCTTGAGGAAACTCTGAGTGGTTTTGAGGCCATCTGTGATGGAAAGTACGACGACGTGCCGGAGCAGGCATTCTATATGGTGGGAAACATCGATGAAGCCCTGGCTCAGGCCTCCCGCTACAAAGACCTTGAAGAGAAAGGCAAAAAGAAATGA
- a CDS encoding F0F1 ATP synthase subunit epsilon, which yields MSQEKAGHNSQEKLAFQVISPEKVLVDERDVEIIIFRYNLSETGEGELGIMRNHAPMLVSLPAACPVRYIKDDKTYYLAVAGGFVEVRNNRVTVLSTGAERVSDKEELHAAIQAKRRAAAWLEEGERVGKVEFDERRAEAEVKKEVIHMYKDQSGDHK from the coding sequence ATGAGCCAGGAGAAAGCAGGCCATAACAGCCAGGAGAAACTGGCTTTCCAGGTGATATCTCCGGAAAAGGTTCTCGTTGACGAGAGGGATGTAGAAATTATCATCTTCAGGTATAATTTAAGCGAGACCGGTGAGGGAGAACTCGGTATCATGAGAAATCATGCCCCTATGCTCGTCAGCCTGCCGGCAGCATGTCCGGTACGCTACATAAAAGATGATAAGACCTATTATCTGGCTGTAGCCGGAGGCTTCGTCGAAGTAAGAAATAACCGGGTGACGGTTCTCTCAACCGGAGCGGAAAGGGTATCCGATAAAGAGGAACTTCATGCCGCTATTCAGGCCAAACGCCGGGCTGCAGCCTGGCTGGAGGAAGGAGAGCGTGTCGGTAAGGTTGAATTCGACGAGAGACGGGCTGAGGCAGAGGTGAAGAAAGAGGTCATCCATATGTATAAGGATCAATCAGGCGATCATAAGTAG